agcgagaggagccacggggtctggggcagatCCCCAGCCGTCGGGGGCTGTCCCCCCATCGAAAACTTACCGTTTGTTGGCAAACATCAGCAGTTCCTGGCCAATGTAGCCCACCACAGAACCGTAGACAACACTCAACAGAATCTGGTAGACAACCGTGTGAAGAAGCCACTGGCGAGCAATTTCCGTGCCCGAGTATCGGTAGATGGCCAGTGCCAGGAACAGGAACGGGTAACCGAACCCGTCGTTGGCTCCGGCCTCTGCGACAATGATCCGTCTGAGACGGTTGGTGACATATTTTTCAGCGAATGGACCGCTGACAATGGAGTTACTGAGAACTGGGTCTGTGGGAGTGATACAGGCAGCCAAGATAAGTGATTCAAGGAACTGGATTCCGGGAACCAATAGGTAGATAATGACGGCTGATGCTATCCACATGACACCCATGACGCCTACCAGAAGAACACAAAGACTCTGCCAAGCATGGTACAAGTATTTGGCTGGAAGTTGGACTCCTACAATCATAAGCTGGAGACCCAGCACAAACCGGGCGAAATCCGCCGACTGAACGCCTTCATCATTGACACTAGGATTAATCCATCCAAGGTGTCTGAATATAAGACCGAAAATGACTGCCGGTAGCGGTTCTGAAATGTACATGCCCTCCTTCAAAAAGAAGGAAAGGACGCAGAACACCACCGTGAACCCGCCAATGCAAGCAGCTATGACATTGAGACTGGAGATATCAAGAAACTGAGCTCGGGGAAGTAGTATCGGGACCGAGTCGGTAATGGGAGACTTCATACCCCTTCCATGTAAAACttctataaataattaatcaaAAGGGAAAAAAATGAATCACCTGCCAAAGTAACGACAGTCGTGATGTTATTATTGAAGAAAACTAGTGAATCAGctgataatatatatatagacatACATGTGTatatcttatcttatccAACAAACTACTGGTTCAAGCGCAAATGCCAAAATAGAGAATAAAACTCAAGAGCGAAACTTGGACCCAAAGCGTAACCGCAACTCTATTCGTAGCTCACAAAACAGATTAACTCAACAGTAATTACTCGGGTTATTCTGCTGTTAGTAATATTCTACTGCACTAGTTTATCAATTGTGAATATCTATTCTGTACCTTAGAGATAAGAAGAGCTGCAACATGCACGACCGTTAGATAGCAGTAGCCGCTTATAGGACTGCCAAATCTACATTTTTATGTTGACATTTCGTAACCAGTTTTAGTTCGCGACCTTATTTATCAATTTATTATATCAAAGTATATATGATCTCTTTGGTAACGATAATATTGTTCTAGAGTTATTCAATCCAGAATACTGGGCATCCTCCATTATATGAGTCATGTCACGTGACGGAGGTTAATGTAGACTGTGTGTTGAATATACAATTTCCTAAATAGGAAATACTGACAGTCACAGATATTTGCACTCAGAGATCATAGCCCGCTCAATGAGGATATGCGACTCACACTTGGATTGCAGCGAGTGAGGGATACTAGGTCTTGAAACTCTTCAACACCTTACGTTCGACAAGCCATCAACTTCATCGACAACAAAGATGCCTACCAGACATACTAAGACCAGAAAGCTTAGAGGACACGTTTCTGGTATGTTTAAACACAACTGATAAAAGAGATTGAGATGGTGAGGAGACGAAatggttgattttgttgtgGGTTCAAATGTGTATTGTGCTTTTGAGTTCGTAGAATATGGCAGTGATTTGTGAATTTCGACAAACGATTTACTGGTATCGATCTATTAGGATACGTGAGACGACATATATCTTCGATATATTAGATTCAGAGCAGAGAacttattttgttttgacGGATTGCTGAAAAAGTTTGCTCAACTTCCAGTGAGTCTCTGAACTTTGGTGGTCGATTATCggaaaatatttcatttcgAATCCTCATTAATGTACATGATTCCATCAAGAAGTTAGTTCTCTTGTTCGACACAGTCAAGTTACTATCAACTTTACCAACAATCTTCATATTTCAGTAGTTGCAAATTTCTCATTGACTTGCATATTTCTGACACTGCATAACTTCCACGATTTTTCAATCCGCATCATCTCACTCtccaacaaaaaaaaaataacgAATCATATACTAACAGTTTTTTAGCCGGTCACGGTCGTATCGGAAAGCACAGAAAGCACCCGGGTGGTAGAGGTATGGCCGGTGGTCAACACCACCACAGAACCAACCTTGATAAGTACCACCCTGGTTACTTTGGTAAGGTCGGTATGAGACACTTCCACCTCCAAAGAAACCACTCTTGGGCCCCTACCCTCAACCTCGACAAGCTCTGGACCCTCGTTCCTGaggagaagagagagaagtACCTTgctgcttcctcttccAGCGCTGCTCCTGTTATCGACACATTGGCCGCCGGTTTCGGTAAGGTCCTCGGTAAGGGTAAATTACCTACCGTCCCTGTCATTGTCAAGGCCAGATACGTTTCCAAGTTGGCTGAGGAGAAGATCAAGGCCGctggtggtgttgttgagctCATTGCTTAAGCCCATGTCTTATAAAAGTAACTaaaatttatttgtaaTGTACAAGACCAATTACCGTACTATGTCATTCGCACCTTCGAAGGTATACTGTCATTTGATGTACCTGGGTGTCGAGGaagtctgcctccggcggctggggctctgccccagaccccgtggctcctctcgctacggTCGAGTCGTTCCTACGTGGGGTATCTCAACTGAACAGAATAGAATGTTTATAGGTGTCGAGAGTAGGATGAGAACAGGGCCTGGACCTTCGGGGTATATAAGACCTGGTGGATAATAACTCGACGAGCCTGGTAAATGAGATCTAGTTTCTATCTGTTCCAACGCAGTTTATTTACTCCCGAATAGTTAGTAGCAGTACAGTCAACTTTTGAAGTAactgtatttttttgtaaaCACAACTTATTCAGAAGTCATTGTATGCTCTGACAATAGATACAAAGAATAATATAGCTTCTAATCTCTTGGAACTGTCCTCAGTTTATAAGGTCTTAGTTTTATCGCGTTTATTATCTTTGTTGGTTCGCTTTTGTATCGAATTCGAATTTCTAAGAGGTATCAACTCATGAAGTCAATACAATTGCCTTAAACAAGTGGGTACATCATGTGGAGATTTGCAGGGACTTCTCATCCTCTAGCAATTCATTTTTCGAGACATTTCAGAAAATCTACATCAAAAGTTTTTTTACATACCAATTTGTTGCTATATTATTTGGAATTGTACCAGCAGTTCAAAAACCTAAATTATATGTAGTTAAGTCCTCCAGCCAACGGAAAGATAATGTGCATACACGTTCATCGAGCAGCCTTACAGATATAGAACATCGGACCAATCGCGGCTTTCTAAAGACATGTCGAATCGCTGGAATTTAAATGACAGCCAACCGGTTGtgatttgtattttttttgttgagtttTCGCGTGATGAATCGCGCTATTAGATTAAGGCCTTGTCAAGTGACTAGTAACTTTTCTACTCAGCCTATAAGCAGCATTCCATTGGTGAGCCGCTCGAATTTTAATGTTTACATTAGATCAGATCAATTATTTTTAAACTCTACAACGCACTGTCACTACAGTAAATTTACATCCAAACTTTTTAGGGGCAAGTTTCCTGCTCGCTATTATTCAAGTTTTGGAAACATGACTGAACCTGTTACTCTGGACACTGGTATCTGGAGTCCTGAAAAGGCCATCCCAGACAGCCTCAAACAGTATATTTCCCAGCTCCAAGCTGGAGATTCTACTAATCCTTCTCAGGATTTTAAAAACAGTCATCTTTTAATCTTTCTTCATATTATTCAGTTTTTGAAAAGAACTAAACGAACTGGTTGGGTCAattttgatgttgaagGGCCCGAATCTATTGCTGATCACATGTATCGCATGGGTATTATTTGCATGCTTACGGGTAATGAAGAGTTAAATTCAAGTCGATGTGTGAAAATCGCTCTCGTTCATGATATGGCCGAGTCCTTGGTTGGTGATATCACCCCCGTTGATAATGTTTCCAAGGAAGAGAAGCATCGTCGCGAATATGAGACTATTGTCTATTTGAGAGATCTCTTAAAACCTTATAATGCCAAGGCTGCTCAAGAGATCTATGATCTTTGGAATGAATATGAAAACATTTCCTCTCCTGAAGCTCGTTTTGTTAAAGATGTAGACAAGTTCGAGCTTCTGGTTCAAGCTTATGAAtatgaacaacaacacaaCAAGACCAAGGATCTTAGTGATTTTGTTCATGTGCGAAAGCAAATCAAAACCCCTGAAGTCCAAAGCTGGGCCGATACAATCCTCAAACAACGTGAGGGTTTCTGGCAAGGCACTCCACGACCTGTAACAAAACGAAACACTACTAACATTAATTCCTCTACCTCTAATAATTAGATTTCCTATTTAAATGCATGCTTTACCTCACTCTGACAATGAAGGCTCTGCCTCAAGGTCAGAACTACAATCATAATCCGAAGCGGAAAGAtatgaatataaaataaaacgGTCTATTAGGGGGGTCATTATTTTTGGATCAGACTGTAAATGTATAGTAACACTCCAGCCAAGGATCATATTGTTTCAGACAGATAGCCAACTAGTGGGGAGAGGTCTGGATTTTCATGTCGATTATTCGCAAAAGCAACAAATTTTGTAGCATTAGAAATTGTCACGACCAAAGACAAGCGCAGCAAGAGTGTGTCGAAGAACGATTGACGCCAGTCCGCACGTCAGTTGGAGGGATAGCAATACTATAAGAAGAGTGTCCTCGCGCAGAGGACCAAGCCACACCAATGCCAAGTTGATAAGGGTgagatttgaaatttcGTAGTGTTTATTAGGTTCAATTTCCCAAAGACCAACCAATCGTAACTTGGCCAATATTTTAAAGATGAGCAGAAGAGGTTTAGAAGGATTTTTTAGCGTGGCTCGAGACGGTTCCCGAAGACCAGTTTCAGCATTAAATCGTGGAAGTCGATGTCTAGGACAGTCTATGATTTTAAACAGCTGTGGTACACTGTACAcaaaattgaaaatctGGGGAATAAAAAATAGCAGAAGAGTCTTGGAAAAGTGTCCCAAAATTCCAACTACTGCAAAAACCATTCCCGCAAAGTAACAGAAGGTGTCACCCACAAAAACCTTGGCAGGGAACCAGTTGTGCATCAACAACGCACTTGATACACCCAACAgcggaagaagaaagtaTGCAGACAAGAGATGGGTCTCAGCAGCTGGATGAGTAGGATTAACAACAATGTACAGAAGATCGTTCAGCAGAATGCAAATACCAATGACAACTGATTGGCCCACTTCAAGGCCGTTGATTCCGGCATAGATGTTTATAGAGTTGGGGCAGAATATAGCCACTGATGCCATATACACATAATACAAAACTCCAAGATCAACTGTCGACGAACCACtgaattgaagaaatggaGGAATTACGACTTTAGTTACTCCAAAGTCGACATAGTAGACCACTAGTAAAGGCACGGCCGCAATGGCAGGTAAGAAGAACTTATTTCTCCATCGAATATCAAATAAATCGTCAGCCATACCAAGCAAAAGCATACTTTGGAGACATAATAGTGCGCTTAGATACTCGGCAAGCTTGTTATGAGGGAACAAATGCATTGGAAGTGTACGACCAGTCAATAAATCAATACCTGGCTCAGTGGCACTCTCCTCGAAGCCTTGGTCTCTGTTACCACCGCCGGAAGTAGCGGTAACCAGAAATTTGTAAAACATAAatggaataaataataacatGCAAAAAAGATAAACCAACGCGCACACTGCACCCATTGACTCAGCAAGTACTGGTTTATCTTTCTTTGCAACATCTTTGCCAAATAGTCCAACACGAATAAATAGAGGTGCCATTACAGGTATCAACCAGTATGTAATCAGTCCACCCACCAGAGAAATTCCAACCGAACTTATCAGAGGGCTCCCTGAAGGATTAAATATTAAGGCTgatccagcagccagcacCACGCTGGATGTTCCaatattcttgatcttACTCATATTGACTCAATACACATCTACCACAAGATTCCACAAGATTCCACCAAAAGAGTCTTTAGATGTTGTTAGAGAGTACTCTATATATAGCTTAAaactctcttcttctggaatGCCCAACCTGGGTCTCGCTTCTTTATATGTGTGCTTTCTCAGCTGGATCTGACATATGGATCAGATAATGGTTCTCGAAGTGCGCTTGCAGCCGCGTGTATTTTACACGTGTAAAATAATGCACctctacccctgaaaatctAATCGGCTTCCTGGTGAAATTGAACCTATATAGACTATTGGAATGGTACTACAGAAAATTGATGTGAATGGTTTATTGAAGCGAATTTCCTTATAAGATTTTCTTAATTGAAAGCTCCCAGGATATCGATCTTTCTGCCTCCAAAGTCAGCTAATATTAAAGTCCCCACTATAATTCGTGCTATAAGCTAGCGGCCATTTCCTGTGGCTCCGTCAGACTGAATAATATTCATCTTTACTGAGATGGGATTTTGAAGCACGTTGGCAGAGAAACAAAGTGAGGATCAGGTATCAATCATGATAACAAGGTTAAGCCATGAACCACTGTTACGATGACAAAAAACAAGACATCATACCCCAAATTATTAAATCTTGAAgtctttcttttcaataaGCCTTCGAAAGGCATCTCTAAAAATCTCTAAAATAAACCACTTGACTATCATACAAAGCAACCAAACAAtttaccaaaaaaaatccgtAAGATTGAGTGAAAGCAAATCATATCTGCAACAATTAAGCTGCGAAAAACACCATTAAATATAAGTATTTATGCTATTAGGGTCTCAGATGCAGATGATAGTTAACGTATATCAGGAAATGTACCTGCCGATCATTGCTGAAGGCATTTCGGATTTAGCTACCCAATAACTAATGTAAGATCCTGTTTTCAAGATGTACACAAGAGATATCCTATAGTTGTAGTTTGTTCATTAAATAGAAGCTAGATTCGAGATTTAGACAGAAGAAAGAGGTCACTCTTGCCTCAAAGTTTGCAGGGAAGTGACTATATAACTGATAAATTCCAATAACTCATAGTCATGAAGAATGACTTGGTTGGTCAATTTTTTATGGATATAAAAAATCTTTAGTAAACTCTTCTCAAGCCCAAAGCTTCCCCTGAGTTTTTACATATGGAATCTGTCTTATGAAAGCAAGTGACTTTTTATCCTTTAAACCGCCTCGTATATGCTTCTACAAGTTCAACGTGCCGACGATTGAACCTGGTCATGTTCGAACGATTGCAGATTCACAGTCACAAGTGGAAATTGCCTAATAAGGTAATACACCCAATACACTGAAAAGCGACTCACAGGAATC
The Sugiyamaella lignohabitans strain CBS 10342 chromosome A, complete sequence genome window above contains:
- the RPL28 gene encoding ribosomal 60S subunit protein L28 (Ribosomal 60S subunit protein L28; homologous to mammalian ribosomal protein L27A and bacterial L15; may have peptidyl transferase activity; can mutate to cycloheximide resistance; GO_component: GO:0005737 - cytoplasm [Evidence IEA,IEA]; GO_component: GO:0022625 - cytosolic large ribosomal subunit [Evidence TAS] [PMID 9559554]; GO_component: GO:0005622 - intracellular [Evidence IEA]; GO_component: GO:0005634 - nucleus [Evidence IMP] [PMID 2104804]; GO_component: GO:0030687 - preribosome, large subunit precursor [Evidence IDA] [PMID 23212245]; GO_component: GO:0030529 - ribonucleoprotein complex [Evidence IEA]; GO_component: GO:0005840 - ribosome [Evidence IEA,IEA]; GO_function: GO:0003723 - RNA binding [Evidence IDA] [PMID 6337137]; GO_function: GO:0003735 - structural constituent of ribosome [Evidence IEA]; GO_function: GO:0003735 - structural constituent of ribosome [Evidence TAS] [PMID 9559554]; GO_process: GO:0002181 - cytoplasmic translation [Evidence TAS] [PMID 9559554]; GO_process: GO:0046677 - response to antibiotic [Evidence IEA]; GO_process: GO:0046898 - response to cycloheximide [Evidence IEA]; GO_process: GO:0006412 - translation [Evidence IEA]), with translation MAGGQHHHRTNLDKYHPGYFGKVGMRHFHLQRNHSWAPTLNLDKLWTLVPEEKREKYLAASSSSAAPVIDTLAAGFGKVLGKGKLPTVPVIVKARYVSKLAEEKIKAAGGVVELIA